A window of the Lactobacillus amylovorus DSM 20531 genome harbors these coding sequences:
- a CDS encoding DUF4931 domain-containing protein, translating to MNNDPLVFQLSVAKDKPQSYRKDKKKNVCPFCDVASLTDIYKKEDDIIWLHNKYPTLRDTVQTVLIESSDHNGDISTYTKEHNRKLMRFSLDCFDQMNRDTNYESVVWYKNYGPHSGGSLIHPHMQIVGFKHEDGYKYIHPNNFEGETLFDEDGVEVNIAEHPVQGYTELNINLIDRIGVDLWADWLQSGAKYLLNVMYNGRCDSYNLFFYPRNDGGICAKFITRFEAPPYFVGYKLSQVNDEITLDKEAHRFRKFYDEGSKVE from the coding sequence ATGAATAATGATCCATTAGTTTTCCAGCTAAGCGTGGCAAAGGATAAACCCCAGTCTTATCGTAAGGATAAGAAGAAAAATGTTTGTCCCTTTTGTGATGTCGCAAGCCTAACTGACATTTACAAAAAAGAGGACGACATTATTTGGCTGCACAATAAGTACCCAACTTTACGTGATACTGTTCAGACTGTTTTAATCGAGTCGAGCGACCATAACGGCGATATAAGCACCTATACTAAGGAACACAACCGTAAATTGATGCGTTTTAGTTTGGATTGCTTTGACCAAATGAACCGAGATACCAACTACGAGTCAGTGGTGTGGTACAAAAATTATGGTCCTCATTCTGGTGGCTCATTGATTCATCCCCATATGCAGATTGTTGGCTTCAAGCATGAAGATGGCTATAAGTACATTCACCCTAACAACTTTGAAGGCGAGACCCTGTTTGATGAAGATGGGGTAGAGGTCAACATCGCGGAACATCCCGTCCAAGGCTACACTGAATTAAATATTAACTTGATTGATCGTATCGGTGTTGATCTTTGGGCCGACTGGTTGCAAAGTGGTGCGAAATACCTGCTTAACGTTATGTATAATGGCAGATGCGATTCGTATAACTTATTCTTTTATCCACGTAACGATGGTGGCATTTGTGCTAAGTTTATAACGCGTTTTGAAGCGCCACCTTACTTTGTGGGTTATAAACTGTCCCAAGTAAACGATGAAATCACGCTGGATAAAGAAGCACATCGCTTTAGAAAATTTTATGATGAAGGTTCTAAGGTAGAATAA
- a CDS encoding TetR/AcrR family transcriptional regulator — protein MARKKEISKGKILDTAYKMAIKDGIEGLTARSIAKAGHFSTQPLYLEFDNMEDLRSQVLKRISDDLRAHTLQQKYTGEPLIDLDLSYIDFAKKHVNLFRAMFVDGKFGSKIIADTLMDLGVEKFNEQYPDTDYDQDKIHDIVVANWISTTGMAALVVNEFASFNQNQIINVLNAQIHDAMLNDRLSETQENTMFAADDEASLKDNLA, from the coding sequence ATGGCAAGAAAAAAAGAAATCAGTAAAGGCAAAATTTTAGACACAGCTTATAAGATGGCAATTAAGGATGGTATTGAAGGCTTGACTGCTCGTAGCATTGCTAAGGCAGGTCACTTCTCAACCCAACCTTTGTATCTTGAATTTGACAACATGGAAGATCTTCGTAGTCAGGTACTGAAGAGAATTTCCGATGATTTAAGAGCTCACACTTTGCAACAAAAATACACTGGTGAACCTTTGATTGACCTTGACTTGTCATATATTGATTTTGCCAAGAAACATGTAAACTTGTTCCGTGCAATGTTTGTTGATGGTAAATTCGGTAGCAAAATCATTGCTGACACTTTAATGGACTTAGGCGTTGAAAAATTCAACGAACAATATCCTGATACTGATTATGATCAAGACAAGATTCACGACATTGTTGTAGCCAACTGGATCTCAACTACTGGTATGGCTGCACTTGTAGTTAACGAATTTGCAAGCTTCAACCAAAACCAAATTATCAACGTGTTAAATGCACAGATTCACGATGCTATGCTTAATGATCGTCTTAGTGAAACTCAAGAGAATACTATGTTCGCCGCAGATGACGAAGCTTCTCTTAAGGACAACTTGGCATAA
- a CDS encoding C69 family dipeptidase, with protein sequence MNTKIGRSSCTSILIGKKASLTGSVVIGRNEDAKTAWPKHLAFNAHKIIQNNHFKSKDNKFEMDLPKERFSYSSTPEWTDKYGVFEEDGINEYHVAMSATESAYANERVLAADPFETEKGILEEAMVTVVLPYVKTARKGVERLGKIVEKHGAAEADGILFGDRDEAWYMEIGSGHHWVAMRIPDDSYAVVANQLAIQEIDFNDAKNFMFSKEIQEFVKENKLWPANQSFNFREIFGTHDDSDLHYNTPRVWIGQKLLTPSVKQEPESFDLPFVQKADKPISIRDAQDVLCNHYQNTPYDLTNPKNKDNATFRPISVATTQESHLLELNGEKMFHWLAMGVGAQSVYVPFYPQGTKVPTMYKYGKETYSSNSAYWVFKLASVLVDRNWGKYSSELSSAQTEAREKTTRLRHEYDAKLANETDSAKQTDLVNEANDKMAKAALDIYKKLIAKLITQQTGDSPLRFKMDPNL encoded by the coding sequence ATGAATACTAAAATCGGTCGTTCATCTTGTACTTCAATTTTAATTGGTAAAAAGGCTTCTTTGACCGGTAGCGTTGTTATTGGACGTAACGAAGATGCCAAAACTGCTTGGCCAAAACACCTTGCTTTTAACGCACATAAAATAATTCAAAATAACCATTTCAAATCTAAGGATAACAAATTTGAGATGGATTTGCCGAAAGAACGTTTTTCTTACTCTTCAACTCCAGAGTGGACTGACAAGTACGGTGTCTTTGAAGAAGACGGCATCAACGAATATCACGTGGCAATGAGTGCCACCGAAAGTGCTTATGCTAATGAAAGAGTATTGGCTGCTGATCCTTTTGAGACTGAAAAAGGTATTTTGGAAGAAGCTATGGTTACTGTAGTTTTGCCTTACGTAAAAACTGCCCGTAAAGGTGTTGAACGTTTAGGCAAAATTGTGGAAAAACATGGTGCTGCTGAAGCCGATGGTATTTTATTCGGCGATCGCGACGAAGCTTGGTACATGGAAATCGGTTCTGGTCACCACTGGGTAGCTATGCGCATCCCTGACGACTCATACGCCGTTGTCGCTAACCAATTAGCCATCCAAGAAATCGACTTTAACGATGCGAAAAACTTCATGTTCTCAAAAGAAATTCAAGAATTCGTTAAAGAAAACAAGTTATGGCCAGCAAATCAAAGTTTTAACTTTAGAGAAATCTTTGGTACGCACGACGATAGCGACCTCCACTACAACACACCACGTGTTTGGATTGGGCAAAAATTATTAACTCCATCAGTTAAGCAAGAGCCTGAAAGTTTTGACTTGCCATTTGTTCAAAAAGCAGACAAGCCAATCTCAATCCGCGACGCCCAAGACGTATTGTGCAATCACTACCAAAATACGCCTTACGATTTAACCAACCCTAAGAATAAGGACAACGCTACCTTCCGTCCTATTTCCGTTGCTACCACGCAAGAATCGCACTTGCTTGAATTGAACGGTGAAAAGATGTTTCATTGGTTAGCAATGGGTGTCGGTGCGCAAAGTGTTTATGTGCCATTTTACCCACAAGGCACCAAGGTTCCTACCATGTATAAATACGGCAAGGAAACTTATTCTTCCAACTCGGCTTACTGGGTATTCAAACTGGCTAGCGTCTTGGTCGACCGCAATTGGGGCAAATACAGCAGCGAATTAAGCTCAGCTCAAACTGAAGCCCGCGAAAAGACAACGCGCTTGCGTCATGAATATGATGCGAAACTAGCTAATGAAACTGACTCAGCTAAGCAAACTGACTTGGTTAATGAAGCTAACGACAAGATGGCTAAGGCTGCACTTGATATTTACAAGAAGCTCATTGCCAAATTGATCACGCAACAAACCGGTGATTCACCTCTTAGATTCAAGATGGATCCAAACTTATAA
- a CDS encoding IS982 family transposase: MNCLKLKRFSHHLQVSFKDLVIICRHWYRLYAPAEFTHRRNIDQIKTTDSLILALLIWQAKTGIESQRRFCECFNCLSHSRFNRRSRQLLQLIYQIRQEMNKKVDLNGQFLIIDSFPVPVCQPIRNYRAKIFRGYANIGYKATKKIYFYGFKVHAIVSDDGYILDYVVTKASVHDARETVELIENTHPSNYYLLGDEGYLGKELHQQLKQMGYELWTPYRKNMTGAKKHNDHQLMAIRRTIESDFSLLTYYNAENNRARSLIGFQSRLEIAILAYNLAYCLERFN; the protein is encoded by the coding sequence TTGAACTGCCTTAAGCTTAAGCGTTTTAGCCACCATTTACAAGTTAGTTTTAAAGATTTAGTGATAATTTGTCGGCACTGGTATCGTTTGTATGCACCGGCTGAGTTTACTCATCGGCGAAATATTGATCAAATTAAAACTACGGACAGTCTGATTTTGGCTTTACTTATCTGGCAAGCTAAGACAGGAATTGAATCACAAAGAAGATTCTGTGAATGTTTCAATTGTTTATCACACTCACGTTTTAATCGGCGTTCACGTCAGCTATTGCAATTGATTTATCAGATACGGCAAGAAATGAATAAAAAGGTTGACCTGAATGGACAGTTCTTGATCATTGACAGCTTTCCGGTACCTGTTTGCCAACCAATTCGCAACTATCGTGCTAAAATTTTTCGCGGTTATGCCAACATTGGTTATAAGGCCACCAAGAAAATTTACTTCTATGGTTTCAAAGTTCATGCTATTGTTAGCGATGACGGTTACATTCTTGATTATGTCGTAACAAAGGCATCAGTTCATGATGCCAGGGAGACAGTTGAACTGATAGAAAATACCCATCCATCTAATTACTATCTTCTTGGCGACGAAGGCTATTTAGGCAAAGAACTGCATCAACAGCTAAAACAAATGGGTTATGAACTTTGGACACCATATCGTAAAAATATGACAGGAGCTAAAAAGCACAATGATCATCAATTGATGGCTATTCGCAGAACAATTGAAAGCGACTTTTCGCTTCTGACCTATTACAATGCCGAGAACAATCGAGCACGTAGTCTGATAGGCTTTCAAAGCCGGTTGGAAATTGCAATTTTAGCTTATAATTTGGCTTATTGTCTAGAACGATTTAACTAG
- a CDS encoding L,D-transpeptidase family protein has protein sequence MQSRRELRKHNNRNNLYLIIIGVIIIIAIICGVFIHNKRVQAEQKQRTFATTHFNPNVTIYGVKVGNLTVNKATNKINEKADNVFFLRNKKLVSERDANIQTIDSQTVQNYFDKQHTDLPNNKKYTYNSKDLSEAKKNLQKMQKASVTYNIAGKSFKLNAADLIREVTYKDGKYQFTDVKGLTKKLKEINNQVKTLKKTYKIVVPVGNKVDGKTITTTNESYGWGVYVKKATTAVEKAFMNGDATVDGSKYIYGEGFSTYAHGYGKSNNGIGNNYVVVSIKNQELWIVRKGRVAVHLNDVVTGTLKGGKGSQTPKGVWYIMYKQSPSVLRGFNDDGSKYASKVQYWMPFTLSGCGLHDASWRTDWSKTAYLQGGSHGCVNIRPAEIRSVWDNVITNEPVIVY, from the coding sequence ATGCAATCTAGAAGAGAACTTAGAAAACATAATAACCGCAATAATCTCTATTTAATAATTATCGGCGTAATTATCATAATTGCAATTATTTGTGGTGTGTTTATTCACAACAAGCGAGTTCAAGCCGAACAAAAGCAACGCACTTTTGCGACTACTCACTTCAACCCTAACGTTACTATCTACGGGGTCAAGGTTGGCAATTTAACTGTTAACAAGGCTACCAACAAGATTAACGAAAAGGCCGACAACGTATTCTTCTTGAGAAACAAGAAGTTGGTTTCTGAGCGAGACGCCAACATCCAAACAATTGATAGTCAAACTGTACAAAATTACTTCGATAAACAACATACAGACTTGCCTAACAATAAAAAGTACACTTACAACTCAAAGGACTTAAGCGAAGCAAAGAAGAACTTGCAAAAGATGCAAAAAGCTTCTGTTACTTACAACATTGCTGGTAAGAGCTTCAAGCTAAATGCCGCTGATTTGATTCGTGAAGTTACTTATAAGGATGGCAAATATCAATTTACTGACGTTAAGGGCTTAACTAAGAAGTTAAAAGAAATCAATAACCAAGTTAAGACGCTTAAAAAAACTTACAAGATTGTAGTTCCCGTTGGCAATAAAGTTGATGGTAAAACCATTACCACTACTAACGAAAGCTACGGCTGGGGCGTTTATGTAAAGAAAGCCACTACAGCTGTAGAAAAAGCCTTTATGAACGGCGATGCTACTGTTGATGGTAGTAAATACATCTACGGCGAAGGCTTCAGTACTTATGCTCACGGCTATGGCAAGAGCAACAACGGTATCGGCAATAACTACGTTGTAGTTTCTATCAAGAACCAAGAATTATGGATTGTCCGCAAGGGCCGTGTGGCAGTTCACTTGAATGATGTCGTTACTGGTACTCTTAAAGGCGGTAAAGGCAGCCAAACTCCTAAGGGTGTTTGGTACATCATGTACAAGCAATCACCAAGTGTGCTCCGCGGATTTAACGATGACGGTTCTAAATACGCATCAAAGGTTCAATACTGGATGCCATTTACCTTAAGTGGTTGTGGCTTGCATGATGCTAGTTGGAGAACCGACTGGAGCAAGACAGCTTACTTACAAGGTGGTTCACACGGTTGTGTTAACATTCGCCCTGCAGAAATCAGAAGCGTTTGGGACAACGTCATAACTAATGAACCAGTAATTGTTTATTAA
- a CDS encoding NADPH-dependent FMN reductase: protein MKVLALSGSNADNSFNEKLLRVIMKNLDYKYDFDFATVKGLPMFKEGVEAPQNVLDLGKKIEDADMILIGSPEQQHSVTSALKSALEWLSSSVHPFHNKPVVIVSTSPMPQGGARSQTRLKSILAAPGFSAHVFNGDEFMMGNAPKQFDEEGHLTEEGTLKFLKHFFDEVDDWYAQLVK from the coding sequence ATGAAGGTACTAGCTTTATCTGGCTCTAATGCCGATAACTCATTTAACGAAAAATTACTTAGAGTTATCATGAAGAACCTAGATTATAAATATGATTTTGACTTTGCAACAGTTAAAGGCTTGCCAATGTTTAAAGAAGGCGTTGAAGCACCTCAAAACGTACTCGACTTGGGTAAGAAAATTGAAGATGCTGATATGATTTTGATTGGTTCCCCAGAACAACAACACTCAGTGACTAGCGCATTAAAGAGTGCTCTTGAATGGCTTTCAAGTTCTGTCCACCCTTTCCACAATAAGCCAGTAGTAATTGTTTCAACCTCACCAATGCCACAAGGTGGTGCTCGTTCACAAACTCGTTTGAAGAGCATCTTGGCTGCTCCTGGTTTTAGCGCACACGTATTCAACGGCGATGAATTTATGATGGGCAATGCACCAAAGCAATTTGATGAAGAAGGCCATTTGACAGAAGAAGGTACGCTTAAGTTTTTGAAACACTTCTTTGACGAAGTTGATGACTGGTACGCACAACTTGTTAAGTAG
- a CDS encoding histidine phosphatase family protein — MEIVFIRHGQTDVNKDNRLQGAKVDAELNDYGHEYARKAAKNFDESEFDVVYSSPMKRAVETAKIFTKGKKEINLDDRLLEFDFGDWDGMKMDEIGEKYPDVVDPWGKVNRDYVKYSKNGESYENFDKRCGEFLDEMYRKYPDKKVLVVAHGRLIRMMAAHYLTNGDMDKIDTPDNSALTKFSVKDGIARLVYYNRVLA; from the coding sequence ATGGAAATTGTATTTATCCGTCATGGTCAAACAGACGTAAATAAAGATAACCGACTTCAAGGTGCAAAAGTTGATGCGGAATTAAATGATTACGGCCACGAATATGCCAGAAAAGCAGCCAAGAATTTTGATGAAAGTGAATTTGATGTTGTTTACTCAAGCCCAATGAAGAGAGCGGTAGAAACAGCCAAGATTTTTACTAAGGGTAAAAAAGAGATCAACTTGGATGACCGCTTGCTTGAATTCGACTTCGGCGATTGGGACGGCATGAAGATGGATGAAATTGGTGAAAAATATCCGGATGTTGTCGATCCTTGGGGCAAGGTAAATCGTGACTATGTTAAATATTCTAAGAATGGCGAAAGCTATGAAAATTTTGACAAACGTTGTGGTGAATTCTTAGATGAAATGTACCGCAAATATCCTGATAAAAAGGTTTTGGTTGTAGCTCATGGCCGTTTAATCAGAATGATGGCTGCTCACTATTTGACTAACGGTGACATGGATAAAATCGATACGCCAGACAACAGTGCCTTAACTAAATTCAGCGTAAAAGATGGCATTGCACGTTTGGTATACTACAACCGTGTGCTTGCTTAA
- a CDS encoding ABC transporter permease: protein MFLAIKEIKHEKLRYGLIILMIFLISYLIFMLSSLSVGLASENTQAIESWDAQKVILNKNSNVSMFQSILTKKDVKNANVGKDEAYVGQLGIVVKEKNRETVSAQFLGVKKNQFIYQDQKLVSGKKATKNNQVTVDSSFRDKGYKLGDKISLNGSSKKYKIVGFVQNAKINIAPIVYGSLTTWKKMRMAAPNVVASAIISRDSSYKYNHKNAKTYPIAKFINKLPGYTAQNTTFELMIGFLFVISLIIVAVFLYILTMQKIHNFAVMRAQGIPSKTLVGATISQSIILVAIGVIIGLILMWITNAALPAAVPISFTPMIMVGGTVGMLLMGVIGSLIPIRSILKVDPAKAIGE from the coding sequence TTGTTTTTAGCGATTAAGGAAATTAAGCATGAAAAGCTTCGTTACGGATTAATTATTTTAATGATTTTCTTGATCAGTTATTTGATCTTTATGTTGTCATCTTTATCAGTGGGACTGGCAAGTGAGAATACGCAAGCCATTGAAAGTTGGGATGCACAAAAAGTAATTCTGAATAAGAATTCCAATGTCAGCATGTTCCAATCTATTCTTACCAAAAAAGATGTTAAGAATGCCAATGTAGGCAAGGATGAAGCATATGTTGGTCAATTAGGAATAGTTGTCAAAGAAAAGAATCGTGAGACTGTTTCTGCACAATTTTTAGGGGTTAAGAAAAATCAATTTATCTATCAAGACCAAAAATTAGTTTCTGGTAAGAAGGCTACTAAAAACAATCAGGTTACAGTAGATTCTAGTTTTCGAGATAAGGGTTATAAGCTGGGCGATAAAATTAGCCTAAATGGTTCAAGCAAGAAATATAAGATCGTTGGTTTCGTTCAAAATGCCAAGATCAATATTGCCCCAATTGTTTATGGCTCATTAACTACATGGAAGAAAATGCGGATGGCCGCACCAAATGTAGTTGCCTCAGCTATTATTTCACGAGATAGCAGTTATAAATATAACCATAAGAATGCTAAAACTTATCCAATTGCTAAATTCATCAATAAATTGCCAGGCTACACCGCTCAAAACACAACCTTTGAGTTGATGATTGGCTTCTTATTTGTCATTTCACTTATTATCGTTGCAGTCTTCTTGTACATTTTAACCATGCAAAAGATACACAATTTTGCCGTTATGCGTGCGCAAGGTATTCCAAGCAAGACCTTGGTTGGGGCAACGATTAGCCAATCAATTATCTTAGTAGCTATCGGTGTCATTATCGGTTTGATTTTGATGTGGATCACTAACGCAGCTTTGCCTGCAGCAGTTCCAATAAGTTTCACGCCAATGATTATGGTTGGTGGAACAGTTGGCATGCTTTTAATGGGAGTTATTGGTAGTTTGATTCCAATCAGATCTATCTTGAAAGTTGATCCAGCAAAGGCGATTGGTGAATAA
- the yaaA gene encoding peroxide stress protein YaaA has product MKIIIAPAKIMKIDRDSFSVQSKPEFLTKTRILEHFLKSCTKEQLDTLWHASQKVMEQSILQLKNMDLDDRLTPAILAFSGIQYQYMAPDIFTQPALDYIQKNLRILSGFYGMLRPFDGVCPYRLELNTKMIGFRDYSLYHFWGDDIANSLFKEDDTVINLASKQYMRLIKPYLNEKRRMITIDFQELKNGEWKTVGVHAKMARGEMVRFMAENQIKNPADLRDFHDFEFQFEPEVSSDDHYIFRTDFDFSQR; this is encoded by the coding sequence ATGAAAATTATTATTGCCCCAGCAAAAATTATGAAAATCGACCGTGATTCATTTTCCGTGCAATCAAAGCCGGAGTTTTTGACTAAGACCAGAATACTAGAGCATTTTTTGAAGTCATGCACGAAAGAGCAACTAGATACTTTGTGGCATGCTAGTCAAAAGGTGATGGAACAGAGCATTCTTCAATTAAAAAATATGGACTTGGATGATCGCTTAACACCAGCAATTTTAGCCTTTTCGGGCATTCAATATCAGTACATGGCACCAGACATTTTTACCCAGCCAGCGCTTGATTATATCCAAAAGAATTTGCGCATTCTTTCCGGTTTTTACGGGATGCTCAGGCCATTTGACGGTGTTTGTCCATATCGCTTGGAATTAAACACCAAGATGATCGGCTTTCGTGACTACAGTCTCTACCACTTTTGGGGCGATGACATTGCCAATAGTTTGTTTAAAGAAGACGATACAGTAATCAATTTAGCCTCAAAGCAGTATATGCGCTTGATCAAGCCATATTTAAATGAAAAGCGTAGAATGATAACCATTGATTTTCAAGAATTAAAAAATGGTGAATGGAAAACCGTTGGTGTCCACGCTAAGATGGCGCGCGGTGAAATGGTGCGTTTTATGGCAGAAAACCAAATAAAAAATCCCGCAGATTTGCGAGATTTTCATGATTTTGAATTTCAATTTGAGCCAGAAGTTAGTTCAGATGATCATTATATTTTTAGAACTGACTTCGATTTTAGTCAGCGCTAG
- a CDS encoding TetR/AcrR family transcriptional regulator, whose protein sequence is MVKSTFTNLPTAKRQKIEAVLLEEFSTYPLAQAKVSHIVKKADIARGAFYKYFDDLTDAYLYMYHIAIETIHTNMSPDEKFDPDHFYDRVVKFIDETQYSKFEPMMKLHMAQNKYLIPDNFKIYSRQLLNMSPEIWSAMVLSHEVINLCLSDPKNKEKNLARYKKSLEIIAKGMD, encoded by the coding sequence ATGGTTAAGTCTACATTTACAAATTTACCAACTGCTAAACGTCAAAAAATTGAAGCAGTATTGCTGGAAGAATTCAGCACCTATCCTTTAGCACAAGCTAAAGTGTCACACATTGTCAAAAAAGCAGACATTGCTCGAGGAGCATTTTATAAATATTTTGATGATCTAACAGATGCATATCTTTACATGTATCACATTGCAATCGAAACGATTCATACAAATATGAGTCCTGATGAAAAATTTGATCCGGATCATTTTTATGATCGTGTAGTGAAATTCATCGATGAAACGCAATACAGCAAGTTTGAACCGATGATGAAACTGCACATGGCTCAAAATAAATATTTGATTCCGGATAACTTTAAGATTTACTCCAGACAATTGCTTAATATGAGCCCAGAGATCTGGAGTGCCATGGTCTTAAGCCATGAAGTAATTAATCTCTGCTTATCTGATCCTAAAAACAAAGAAAAGAATTTGGCTCGCTATAAAAAGAGCTTGGAAATCATTGCAAAGGGGATGGACTAG
- a CDS encoding NADPH-dependent FMN reductase — translation MKLLAIVGTNAPFSYNRFLAKFIAKRYAEKADIEVREIDDIKPFCRTEEPDEATKKWIEDIKNADGIILTTPEYDHSIPAVLKSALEWLGSHAGPNVMKMKPAAVVGTSYGVQGSSRAQEDAREILLSPDMSANVLPGNEILIGGAARNFDKESGDLTDEASIKQLDAMMDNFVNFVAQANK, via the coding sequence ATGAAATTATTAGCAATCGTTGGTACAAATGCTCCATTTTCATATAATCGTTTTTTAGCAAAATTTATTGCTAAACGTTATGCTGAAAAAGCCGATATCGAAGTAAGAGAAATTGATGACATCAAACCATTCTGTAGAACTGAAGAACCAGACGAAGCTACTAAGAAGTGGATTGAAGATATTAAAAACGCTGACGGTATCATTTTGACTACGCCAGAATACGACCACTCAATTCCTGCTGTTTTGAAGAGTGCACTTGAATGGTTAGGTTCACACGCTGGTCCTAACGTAATGAAGATGAAGCCAGCAGCAGTAGTTGGTACTTCATATGGTGTTCAAGGTTCAAGCCGTGCTCAAGAAGACGCACGTGAAATCTTGCTTTCACCAGACATGAGTGCAAATGTTTTGCCAGGTAACGAAATCTTAATCGGTGGTGCTGCTAGAAACTTTGATAAGGAAAGCGGCGACTTAACTGATGAAGCTTCTATCAAACAATTAGATGCAATGATGGACAACTTCGTAAATTTTGTTGCACAAGCAAATAAATAA
- a CDS encoding ABC transporter ATP-binding protein, with translation MAVIELKDVKKVYGKGDAQVVALKDINFKADKGEVVLIMGPSGAGKSTFLTIAGSLQKPTSGEVLINDEDISDFSAKKRNELRLNKIGFVLQAYNLVPFLTVNEQFTLVDKVKKQNNISREELQDLLKQLGITDLVKKYPSELSGGQQQRAAIARALYANPEILLADEPTASLDTKNVEEVGQLFKDLAKKRDKAVMLVTHDPRLEKYADHIYEMMDGQMTQKK, from the coding sequence ATGGCAGTAATTGAATTAAAAGACGTAAAGAAAGTTTATGGTAAAGGCGACGCGCAAGTTGTTGCTTTAAAAGATATTAACTTTAAGGCAGATAAAGGCGAAGTTGTTTTAATTATGGGACCTTCCGGTGCCGGTAAGAGTACTTTTTTGACGATTGCAGGTTCATTGCAAAAGCCAACTTCAGGCGAAGTCTTGATTAACGATGAAGATATCAGCGATTTTTCTGCCAAAAAGCGTAATGAATTGCGTTTGAACAAAATCGGTTTTGTTTTGCAAGCTTACAACCTAGTACCATTTTTGACAGTGAATGAGCAATTTACTTTAGTTGATAAGGTAAAAAAACAGAATAATATCTCACGAGAAGAATTGCAAGATCTACTTAAACAATTAGGTATTACAGATTTGGTCAAGAAATACCCAAGTGAATTATCAGGTGGTCAGCAGCAACGTGCAGCTATTGCGCGTGCGCTTTACGCTAATCCAGAAATCCTGCTAGCAGATGAACCTACTGCTTCGCTTGATACGAAGAATGTCGAAGAGGTAGGACAATTGTTCAAGGATCTCGCAAAAAAGCGTGACAAGGCCGTTATGCTCGTTACACACGATCCTCGACTTGAGAAGTATGCCGATCACATCTATGAAATGATGGATGGGCAAATGACCCAGAAAAAATAG
- a CDS encoding alpha/beta hydrolase: MSRITIERDGLTLVGDREEPFGEIYDMAILMHGFTANRNTDLLRQIADDLRDKNVASVRFDFNGHGESNGKFENMTVCNEIADGQAILEYVRTDPHVRNIFLVGHSQGGVIASMLAGLYPDIIKKVVLLAPAAQLKDDALKGDTQGATYNPDRIPATVPFGDKKLGGFYLRTAQVLPIYEVSERFTGPVSVIVGTNDQVVDPKYAKKYDEVYANSEMHTIENADHSFTGQYKDEAADLTAQFLKPLF; encoded by the coding sequence ATGTCCCGCATTACAATTGAAAGAGATGGTCTCACCTTAGTAGGAGATCGTGAAGAGCCTTTTGGCGAAATTTATGACATGGCTATACTTATGCACGGCTTCACTGCAAATAGAAATACTGATCTATTAAGACAGATTGCTGACGACTTACGTGACAAAAATGTAGCCAGCGTGCGTTTTGACTTCAATGGTCATGGTGAAAGCAACGGTAAATTTGAAAATATGACTGTGTGCAACGAAATTGCCGATGGTCAAGCTATTTTGGAATATGTCCGTACCGATCCACACGTGCGCAATATCTTTTTAGTAGGTCATTCTCAAGGCGGCGTAATTGCCTCAATGCTCGCTGGACTTTATCCCGACATTATCAAAAAGGTTGTGCTTTTGGCCCCTGCAGCCCAACTTAAGGACGATGCATTAAAGGGCGATACACAAGGCGCAACTTACAATCCTGATCGCATTCCTGCAACTGTGCCTTTTGGCGATAAAAAATTAGGCGGCTTCTACTTAAGAACCGCACAAGTTTTGCCAATTTACGAAGTATCTGAGCGCTTCACTGGTCCGGTATCAGTCATTGTTGGCACTAACGATCAAGTCGTTGATCCTAAGTATGCTAAAAAGTATGACGAAGTTTACGCAAATAGTGAAATGCATACTATCGAAAATGCAGATCATAGTTTTACTGGTCAATACAAAGATGAAGCAGCTGACCTAACCGCACAATTTTTAAAACCATTATTCTAG